One window of Bacillota bacterium genomic DNA carries:
- a CDS encoding 2-oxoacid:acceptor oxidoreductase family protein has protein sequence MSTQAPVRIAIAGEGGQGVQAVAEILTEAAYEEGKEAIYMPNFGLEQRGGVSIAFVQIGEKRIVSPKFKTGDIVVALSDRAVKRMQVYVGPETTFIYDSYIEGIEEDLPKNAKKVLAIPAIEVSKKELHPRVFNVIIMGAVIGATGVVSIERAKAALESKLAYKFEKDPQLKELNFKALERGKELVEQAL, from the coding sequence GTGTCTACGCAAGCGCCTGTGCGAATCGCTATTGCCGGCGAGGGTGGGCAAGGAGTCCAGGCGGTGGCCGAGATTTTAACGGAAGCCGCTTATGAAGAGGGGAAAGAAGCGATTTACATGCCTAACTTTGGACTGGAACAACGCGGTGGTGTTTCTATTGCTTTTGTTCAAATTGGTGAAAAGCGCATCGTTTCCCCTAAGTTCAAGACTGGTGACATTGTGGTGGCCTTGAGTGATCGAGCAGTCAAAAGGATGCAGGTCTATGTTGGACCAGAGACGACATTTATCTATGATTCTTATATTGAAGGGATCGAAGAGGACCTACCGAAAAATGCCAAAAAGGTTCTGGCTATTCCAGCCATCGAGGTCTCAAAAAAAGAGTTGCATCCGCGTGTGTTTAATGTGATCATTATGGGGGCGGTAATCGGGGCAACGGGAGTCGTCTCAATAGAGAGGGCCAAAGCGGCACTGGAAAGCAAACTGGCTTACAAGTTTGAGAAGGATCCGCAGCTTAAAGAACTCAATTTCAAAGCCTTAGAGCGTGGCAAGGAACTGGTAGAACAAGCTTTATAA
- a CDS encoding 4Fe-4S binding protein: MSLAYKVITVEVEKGFFHLFPALCKGCGLCKEKCPKGCLIWSNQLGAYSTPTVIPDAPENCIACGICEIVCPDCAIKIEKKKK, from the coding sequence ATGTCCTTGGCCTATAAGGTTATTACCGTAGAGGTTGAAAAGGGATTTTTTCACCTTTTCCCGGCACTGTGTAAGGGATGTGGGTTGTGTAAGGAGAAATGCCCTAAGGGTTGTTTAATCTGGTCAAACCAGCTTGGGGCATACAGCACACCGACTGTAATCCCAGATGCACCAGAAAACTGTATCGCCTGCGGGATTTGTGAGATTGTCTGTCCTGACTGCGCGATCAAGATTGAAAAGAAAAAGAAATAG